A stretch of the Terriglobales bacterium genome encodes the following:
- a CDS encoding response regulator transcription factor — MSRILIVEDEAHLAQGLRFNLEAEGYSVVITDTGEQALSWLLNQHDTFDALVLDVMLPGKDGFTVAKELRIARNYIPLLMLTARSRPEDVLRGFESGADDYLPKPFNLQILIARIDSLLRRKQWVAAQPPTEAKDTTAKQDDARDDTFTFDGKVIDFKRLQLVSGKKTYQLTLMETELFRYLIQNNGRPVTRKEILENVWNLKEDTDTRAIDNFIVRLRRYIEPEPAKPRYVTTVRGLGYQFNADPEA, encoded by the coding sequence ATGAGCCGCATCCTGATCGTCGAAGACGAAGCCCATCTCGCGCAGGGACTCCGTTTCAATCTTGAAGCCGAAGGCTATTCGGTCGTCATTACCGACACGGGCGAGCAGGCGCTTTCCTGGCTCCTCAATCAGCACGACACTTTTGACGCGCTCGTCCTCGACGTCATGCTGCCAGGCAAAGACGGCTTCACCGTGGCAAAGGAACTTCGCATAGCGCGGAACTACATCCCGCTCCTGATGCTCACCGCTCGCAGCCGTCCCGAGGATGTTCTCCGCGGATTCGAATCCGGCGCCGACGATTACCTTCCCAAGCCGTTCAACCTTCAGATCCTCATCGCGCGGATCGACAGTCTGCTCCGGCGCAAGCAATGGGTTGCCGCCCAGCCGCCCACCGAGGCGAAAGATACCACCGCGAAACAGGACGATGCCCGCGATGACACTTTCACCTTCGACGGTAAGGTTATCGACTTTAAACGCCTTCAGCTTGTCTCGGGAAAGAAAACTTACCAGCTCACTTTGATGGAAACCGAACTCTTCCGCTACTTGATTCAGAACAACGGACGCCCTGTCACTCGGAAGGAAATATTGGAGAACGTCTGGAATTTAAAGGAAGACACCGATACCCGAGCGATCGACAACTTCATCGTCAGGTTGCGACGGTACATCGAACCGGAACCAGCGAAACCGCGCTACGTAACTACCGTGCGCGGACTCGGATACCAGTTCAATGCCGACCCAGAAGCTTGA